In the genome of Tepidisphaeraceae bacterium, one region contains:
- a CDS encoding class I SAM-dependent methyltransferase: protein MDGGYDEGYKKCSCFWGTQPGSLILRLRDIVGDFAGLRVLDAGCGEGKNAAFLAGLGASVDAFDVSETALEHARMLWPDRSNIEWQIADARQLPISHDSYDIVIAYGLFHCLQNQREVVDLAHRLMRCTRRGGLHVVCTFNHRHQELHAHPGFSPVLLPHVFFETLYAGWSMIHHSDTDLHETHPHNNLPHKHSMTRLIARKEV from the coding sequence TGGGGCACCCAGCCCGGAAGTCTGATCCTGCGTTTACGGGACATTGTGGGCGACTTTGCGGGGCTGCGCGTCCTAGATGCTGGATGTGGCGAGGGGAAGAATGCCGCGTTTCTGGCAGGGCTAGGTGCTTCCGTTGATGCGTTCGACGTGTCCGAAACGGCCTTAGAGCACGCCCGGATGCTGTGGCCTGACCGCTCGAATATCGAATGGCAGATCGCAGACGCGAGACAGTTACCGATTTCCCACGACTCGTACGACATCGTCATCGCATATGGACTGTTTCACTGCCTTCAAAATCAGCGAGAAGTCGTGGATTTGGCGCACCGCTTGATGCGCTGCACACGGCGAGGCGGCCTCCACGTGGTCTGTACGTTCAATCATCGCCATCAAGAGTTGCACGCACATCCTGGTTTCTCGCCGGTATTGCTCCCTCACGTTTTTTTCGAAACGTTGTACGCAGGTTGGAGCATGATCCATCACTCGGATACCGACCTGCATGAGACTCACCCTCACAACAACTTGCCACACAAGCACTCGATGACGCGCCTCATAGCCCGGAAGGAGGTGTGA